Part of the Triticum aestivum cultivar Chinese Spring unplaced genomic scaffold, IWGSC CS RefSeq v2.1 scaffold121298, whole genome shotgun sequence genome, GAAAGCAAACGGGAGCGGCAAACTGAACTGGGGACATTTTCGGATTCAGATAAGGAAATCTGACGCGCCAGCGTCTTTAAATATCAGCAAAGACCACCTGCGCGTCCCACAACACCTTCCCGATCCCGCAGACAAACCTCTCCCGCCCGCCCTCGATCGACAGCACCCTTTCCTAGCTAGAACCCTAGCAGTAGATCGGGCAGCCGCCGACCGGGATGGAGGGGCTCGACGTCGACGACGTCTTCCACCACTACCGGCTGAGCCCTACGGAAGTGGACGCCGTCACCTACTACCTACCACGCCTCCTCTCCGGCGAGACGCTGCACGGCGTCGACAAGCTCATCCACCGCGCCAACATCTCCGGCTGCGAGCCCAAGGATCTGGCCGCCCGGTACGCGCCCGTGCCGCAGGCCGTGAGCAGCGGCGACCGGTTCTTCTTCACCACGTGCAAGAGCAAGAACGGGAGCAAGCACCAGAGCTTGCGCGGCGCCGGCACCGGCACCTGGACCATCCAGAAGACCACGGAGATTTGCCACGCGGGAGTCAAGGTCGGCGAGGTCAAGAACCTGtccttcaagaagaagggcaagtccacGGGCTGGGTCATGGAGGAGTACCGGTGCCTGCTGCCGGAGGCCACCGTCAGCGACGGGGTGAAGGTCTTCTGCAAGATGCACTTGGCTCAGCATGCCCCTGACGCGGCCCGACAGGAATCGGAGGCGTACAAGCTTCAACAACCGCAACCGGAGGCCGTGACCCAGAGCACGCACGCGCAGAAGAGGCCAGcgaccgctgccgccgccgagCCTCATCCGGCGAGCCCCAAGAAGAGGATGCGCGGTGCCGTCCCGGTCCCGGCACCTGCCACATCGTCGTTCACCGCTGCAGCACCGGTTTTCTTGCCGGATGAATACGTACGTGAAGCTGACGACGACATGGCCCGGTTCTGTTGCACAATCGATGAGCTTCTCGGGTCACAAGCGGAGGAAAATCTCCCGGTCGGAGCTACTAACAGCATCGAACAGAATTTCTACTTGGAACCAGAGGGGCTTTTCGCTGATGCTGCAGAAGAAATCGTCCCGCTCGAAGCTGACGAGCTGGAGTTCCTTAGGACCTTCCTCGATGAAGAAGCAGAAGAGTCGACGAACGACAAGTCATCCATTGCCCAAGACGTGGGGACttacaagccgccgccgccgatcatCTTCCATGATCCATTTGAAGCAGCGTGGAAGGCCGAAGAGGCGCTGGAGAAGGAGAAGAGGTGCAATGCCGCGGCCAATCTTCACGCTGGAGGGCACAGCAACTTCTTCTCGCCTGCAAGTGTCTACTAAGTCCGATGTTGAAATTGCTTTCAAAGTGTATACGAGGATACTCACTGGCTGATGTATTAGTTCGTCCATGTACGATCGCCACGGATGTACCTCTGAGCAATTTGCTCCACTAGTTCATGCAAGCTGTACTAAAACTGTTGTTGTTCTTCTTGCTCCTGTGATGGATTTTCTGAACCTTGCACTCGCTCCTGCACCAGTACTTCTTCTGCTCTGTTTCCTGTGATGGACCATGTTAAAACTGCTCTTATCTTTTTGTATTAGGCTCAGATAAGTAGTAGGAGTAACTATGATGCACTTATGATCTGGGCAACCACAGATAAGTAGTAGGAGTAACTATGTTTGTAAATTAAAACTGTTTCACCACTCTTGATAATCTGTAGAACACCTAGAAGTTCATAAGTTGCAGAGCAGATTCAAGTTGTGGCAAAAAAGAAAATTTGTTCTGTCTATTTACAGTGTGGAGTAAACAGTTATTACAGTGTCAATGTTCATGATTTACAGTGTGGTGTAGTCATATTTTTCCTTGAAAT contains:
- the LOC123177175 gene encoding uncharacterized protein, which gives rise to MEGLDVDDVFHHYRLSPTEVDAVTYYLPRLLSGETLHGVDKLIHRANISGCEPKDLAARYAPVPQAVSSGDRFFFTTCKSKNGSKHQSLRGAGTGTWTIQKTTEICHAGVKVGEVKNLSFKKKGKSTGWVMEEYRCLLPEATVSDGVKVFCKMHLAQHAPDAARQESEAYKLQQPQPEAVTQSTHAQKRPATAAAAEPHPASPKKRMRGAVPVPAPATSSFTAAAPVFLPDEYVREADDDMARFCCTIDELLGSQAEENLPVGATNSIEQNFYLEPEGLFADAAEEIVPLEADELEFLRTFLDEEAEESTNDKSSIAQDVGTYKPPPPIIFHDPFEAAWKAEEALEKEKRCNAAANLHAGGHSNFFSPASVY